A stretch of Dehalococcoidia bacterium DNA encodes these proteins:
- a CDS encoding CheR family methyltransferase, whose translation MAAEPHFSLVAERGVAPAEREPQRRRRVRGSAGVRVRGTSDGDVTAVPAEPQERRTSSDAEREAFGALLGRSLRSGGFRFDDATMSRLRRVLWERVRASGAGSAQAYLGRATDPLEVEQIHAALAVHETRFFRMPTQFKLLDEDILPALWFRRGSDTRLLLWSAGCASGEEAYSLGMVALEAAIRRGVTLAEPVRVIGSDIDGAALHLAERAIYHDRALANVAPALRSRCFVRAGQGWRVAETPRRLVEFQRWSLLDADWPLAPGSVDVLFCHDVLPFFSAEERQAVVARFCDVLAPGGYLFLGYGEALAPRPAALEDVHLPSISFYQKVAAGRE comes from the coding sequence ATGGCGGCAGAGCCCCACTTCAGTTTGGTCGCCGAGCGCGGTGTGGCGCCGGCAGAGCGCGAACCGCAGCGGCGGCGCCGTGTGCGCGGCAGCGCGGGCGTGCGCGTCAGGGGCACGAGTGACGGCGACGTGACCGCCGTGCCGGCCGAGCCGCAGGAGCGCCGCACCAGCAGCGACGCGGAGCGCGAGGCGTTCGGCGCGCTGCTCGGCCGCAGTCTGCGCTCGGGCGGCTTCCGCTTCGACGACGCGACGATGTCCCGCCTGCGCCGTGTGCTCTGGGAACGGGTGCGCGCCTCGGGCGCCGGCAGCGCTCAGGCCTATCTCGGCCGCGCGACGGACCCGCTGGAGGTGGAGCAGATCCACGCCGCGCTCGCCGTGCACGAAACCCGCTTCTTCCGTATGCCCACGCAGTTCAAACTGCTGGACGAAGACATCCTGCCCGCACTCTGGTTTCGGCGGGGCAGCGATACTCGCCTACTGCTCTGGAGCGCCGGCTGCGCCAGCGGCGAAGAGGCGTACTCGCTCGGCATGGTGGCCCTGGAAGCGGCGATCCGGCGCGGGGTGACGCTGGCCGAACCGGTGCGGGTGATCGGCTCGGATATCGACGGCGCCGCCCTGCACCTGGCGGAGAGGGCGATCTACCACGACCGCGCCCTCGCCAACGTGGCGCCCGCGCTGCGTTCGCGCTGCTTCGTCCGTGCGGGACAGGGATGGCGCGTGGCCGAAACGCCGCGGCGGCTGGTCGAGTTCCAGCGCTGGAGCCTGCTGGACGCGGACTGGCCGCTGGCGCCGGGCAGCGTGGACGTGCTCTTCTGCCACGATGTCTTGCCGTTCTTCTCCGCGGAGGAGCGGCAGGCGGTGGTGGCACGCTTCTGCGACGTGCTCGCGCCTGGCGGCTACCTCTTTCTCGGCTACGGCGAGGCGCTGGCTCCGCGGCCGGCGGCGTTGGAGGACGTGCACCTGCCCAGCATCTCGTTCTATCAGAAGGTGGCCGCCGGGCGGGAGTGA
- a CDS encoding thioesterase family protein: protein MAEELRPGLVGEAELVCGPEHAASRFGADGIEVLATPIMVGLMEHAAIMAADRALPAGSQTVGTSMNFKHSAATPLGVRVRARAELTEVDGRRLVFRIEAFDPWEAIGSAEHERFVIRRDRFLERVAEKASRPPAG, encoded by the coding sequence ATGGCAGAGGAGTTGCGCCCCGGACTGGTGGGTGAGGCCGAGCTGGTGTGCGGGCCGGAGCACGCCGCGAGCCGGTTCGGCGCCGACGGCATCGAGGTGCTCGCCACCCCGATCATGGTCGGCCTGATGGAACATGCGGCGATCATGGCCGCCGACCGCGCCCTGCCGGCGGGCTCGCAAACCGTCGGCACCAGCATGAACTTCAAACACAGCGCCGCCACGCCGCTCGGTGTCCGCGTCCGCGCCCGCGCCGAGCTGACCGAAGTCGACGGACGCCGCCTCGTCTTCCGCATCGAGGCGTTCGATCCATGGGAAGCGATCGGCTCGGCCGAGCACGAGCGCTTCGTGATTCGGCGCGACCGCTTTCTGGAGCGCGTCGCCGAGAAGGCCAGCCGCCCACCCGCGGGCTGA
- the scpB gene encoding SMC-Scp complex subunit ScpB, whose product MREEPALPPGARPPQPPADPVAAVESLLFVAEGAIEPAALAAALNLSAAQIEAALAELGQRSRARGIRLQRGDGVVQLISAPEFGPYVERFLGAASEQRLSSAALETLAIVAYQQPVTRMAIEAIRGVSCDRALATLRARDLIGEVGRAETVGRPVLYGTTLRFLEYFGLEQAGDLPPLPADA is encoded by the coding sequence GTGCGCGAAGAGCCGGCACTGCCGCCCGGCGCCCGGCCGCCGCAGCCGCCGGCCGATCCGGTTGCCGCCGTCGAAAGCCTGCTGTTCGTGGCCGAGGGGGCGATCGAGCCGGCGGCGCTGGCCGCGGCGCTCAACCTGTCCGCCGCACAGATCGAGGCCGCGCTGGCCGAGCTGGGCCAGCGCAGTCGCGCCCGCGGCATCCGCCTGCAGCGCGGCGACGGCGTCGTGCAACTGATCTCCGCCCCTGAGTTCGGTCCCTACGTCGAGCGCTTTCTGGGCGCGGCCTCCGAGCAGCGTCTTTCCAGCGCGGCGCTGGAGACGCTGGCGATCGTCGCCTATCAGCAGCCGGTGACGCGTATGGCGATCGAGGCGATTCGCGGTGTGAGCTGCGATCGCGCCCTGGCAACGCTGCGGGCGCGCGATCTGATCGGCGAAGTGGGCCGCGCCGAGACGGTGGGGCGACCCGTGCTTTACGGCACCACGCTGCGCTTCCTCGAATACTTCGGCCTGGAGCAGGCCGGCGATCTGCCGCCCTTGCCCGCGGACGCCTGA
- a CDS encoding xanthine dehydrogenase family protein molybdopterin-binding subunit has protein sequence MADDHSTRPFLHARWFGTPVKRREDPRLITGSASYIDDLHLPELLHLAFVRSPHAHARIVSIDASAALALPGVFAVVTGAEAAEFAPPFPPNPGPPQPPRFVLAREKVRRVGESVVAILAADRYLAEDAVDLVAVEYEELPAVVDPEAALAPGAPQLWDEFPDNAVLRDVPFGASEEAIEAAFAQAEVTVKQRMRAARLAPSAIETRGVVARYERWDDRFTIWSTSQAPHRVRAVLSRMGGIPEGRIRVIVPEMGGGFGAKGNVYSEEACAAFLARRFERPVKWIETRMESFTTTSHGRGQTGTIELAAKRDGTLLGLRLNIIADLGHTCDASTVGLYGNTQRLCTNVYRFPAARVLLSEALTNKSPTAAYRGAGRPEATYFCERAMDLLARELNMDPIELRRKNFIPADAFPYRTATGLLYDSGDYAKALNTLLENVDYAALVREREAARAEGRLVGIGICSYVESCGPGAASEGGGAAAWEYGAVRVNQSGAVELLTGVSAHGQGHETVFAQLAAEVLGVDPDTVTLHEHDTAVVAQGIGTFGSRSMMMGGSAVYQCLREIEAKMRRIAANMIEANEDDLLFRNGRIEPADAPDRGLAFQRVAAHAYAAPAPGDEPGLEAQHFFGSQGMTFPFGAYLAMAEVDRDTGAVKLLRFDGVDDCGPVINPLIVRGQVHGGIAQGVGQALLEEVVYDENGQLVSGSFMDYAIPHGEDLPQMTIGHTVTPSPRTPLGIKGVGEAGTIGSVPAIANAVMDALAPLGIRHIDVPLTPQRVWNAMQAAASGGPHPPSPSPMPAA, from the coding sequence GTGGCCGACGATCACTCGACCAGGCCGTTTTTGCACGCGCGCTGGTTCGGCACGCCGGTGAAACGGCGCGAGGACCCGCGCCTGATCACCGGCAGCGCGAGCTACATCGACGACCTGCATCTGCCCGAGCTGCTGCACCTCGCCTTCGTGCGCTCGCCGCACGCCCACGCGCGCATCGTCTCGATCGACGCGAGCGCGGCGTTGGCGCTGCCCGGGGTCTTCGCCGTCGTCACCGGGGCCGAGGCGGCCGAGTTCGCGCCGCCCTTCCCGCCGAACCCCGGCCCGCCGCAGCCGCCGCGCTTCGTGCTGGCACGGGAGAAGGTGCGGCGCGTGGGCGAGTCGGTTGTGGCCATACTGGCCGCCGATCGCTACCTCGCGGAGGACGCGGTCGACCTGGTCGCCGTCGAATACGAAGAGCTGCCCGCCGTGGTCGATCCCGAAGCGGCGCTGGCGCCCGGCGCACCGCAACTGTGGGACGAGTTTCCCGACAACGCCGTGCTGCGCGATGTGCCCTTCGGCGCCTCCGAAGAGGCGATCGAGGCCGCGTTCGCGCAGGCCGAGGTGACCGTGAAGCAACGCATGCGCGCCGCCCGCCTCGCGCCCTCCGCGATCGAGACGCGCGGTGTCGTCGCCCGCTACGAGCGCTGGGACGACCGGTTCACCATCTGGTCCACCTCGCAGGCGCCACACCGCGTGCGCGCCGTGCTCTCGCGCATGGGCGGCATCCCCGAGGGGCGCATCCGCGTGATCGTTCCGGAGATGGGCGGCGGCTTCGGCGCCAAGGGCAACGTCTACTCTGAAGAGGCCTGCGCCGCCTTCCTGGCGCGGCGCTTCGAGCGGCCGGTCAAATGGATCGAGACGCGCATGGAGTCGTTCACGACCACCAGCCACGGTCGCGGCCAGACGGGCACGATCGAGCTGGCGGCGAAGCGCGACGGCACGCTGCTGGGGCTCAGGCTCAACATCATCGCCGACCTGGGCCACACCTGCGACGCCAGCACCGTCGGCCTCTACGGCAACACGCAGCGGCTCTGCACCAACGTCTACCGCTTTCCCGCCGCGCGCGTGCTGCTCAGCGAGGCGCTGACCAACAAGTCGCCCACGGCGGCCTACCGCGGCGCCGGCCGGCCGGAGGCGACCTACTTCTGCGAGCGGGCGATGGACCTGCTGGCGCGCGAGCTGAACATGGACCCGATCGAGCTGCGCCGCAAGAACTTCATCCCCGCCGACGCCTTCCCGTATCGGACGGCCACCGGCCTGCTCTACGACAGCGGCGACTACGCGAAGGCGCTGAACACGCTGCTGGAGAACGTGGACTATGCCGCGCTGGTGCGCGAGCGCGAGGCGGCACGCGCCGAAGGGCGGCTGGTCGGCATCGGCATCTGCTCATATGTAGAGAGCTGCGGGCCGGGCGCGGCGAGCGAGGGCGGCGGCGCCGCGGCCTGGGAGTACGGCGCCGTGCGCGTCAACCAGAGCGGCGCGGTGGAGCTGCTGACGGGGGTCTCGGCGCATGGCCAGGGGCACGAGACGGTCTTCGCCCAGCTCGCCGCCGAGGTGCTGGGCGTCGATCCGGACACGGTGACGCTGCACGAGCACGACACCGCCGTCGTGGCGCAGGGCATCGGCACGTTCGGCAGCCGCAGCATGATGATGGGCGGCTCGGCGGTCTACCAGTGCCTGCGCGAGATCGAGGCGAAGATGCGCCGCATCGCCGCCAACATGATCGAGGCGAACGAGGACGATCTGCTCTTCCGCAACGGCCGCATCGAGCCGGCGGACGCACCCGACCGCGGCCTCGCCTTCCAGCGTGTGGCCGCGCACGCCTACGCCGCGCCCGCGCCCGGAGACGAGCCGGGACTAGAGGCGCAGCACTTCTTCGGCTCGCAGGGCATGACCTTTCCCTTCGGCGCCTATCTGGCGATGGCCGAGGTCGACCGCGACACGGGCGCCGTGAAGCTGCTGCGCTTCGACGGCGTGGACGACTGCGGCCCGGTGATCAACCCGCTGATCGTGCGCGGCCAGGTGCACGGCGGCATCGCCCAGGGCGTGGGCCAGGCGCTGCTGGAAGAGGTCGTCTACGACGAGAACGGGCAACTCGTCTCCGGCAGCTTCATGGACTACGCGATTCCGCACGGCGAAGACCTGCCGCAGATGACGATCGGGCACACAGTGACGCCCTCGCCGCGCACGCCGCTGGGCATCAAGGGCGTGGGCGAGGCGGGCACGATCGGCAGCGTGCCGGCGATCGCCAACGCGGTGATGGACGCGCTGGCGCCGCTGGGCATCCGCCACATCGATGTGCCGCTGACGCCGCAGCGCGTCTGGAACGCGATGCAGGCGGCCGCGAGCGGCGGCCCTCATCCCCCGTCCCCTTCTCCCATGCCTGCGGCATAG
- a CDS encoding diguanylate cyclase, with protein sequence MALLGLAVSALLASRVSPDAGVAGGSAAWLSMAHAMSGTWRAVAAALGLLAFASLLVPGATSAHRALARRSVAVDDDGLSGIDWLRLESAATPPQPRSALRLIAADPIAEAMVHPADWDRLLAPTALVADEPADPMAEPGWLFRDAPAAQAGLVGDAELTRAIVSNLGAGVVAVDETGRVSYVNPMAARMLGRDEEQLLGRSLHPALDLGETQIACLVRDVRRSGRTLRIEDAALRRPDGSALFVSLSVAPLEGGRGVCGAVLALHDVTERRAQVAALEHKTLHDPLTELPNRILFRDRLRQSLLLGKRNGSGTAVLAIDLDGFKAVKDRLGHQAGDLLLRQVAARCQLALRASDTVARLGGEEFAVILPGAESAGATRAAQQLVRAIEHPFTVNGQTVYVAASIGIAAAPAHGTEPGTLLRSADAAMYAAKAARCGIAVYADGDDRRIP encoded by the coding sequence TTGGCACTGCTGGGCCTCGCCGTGAGTGCCCTGCTGGCGAGCCGGGTCAGCCCGGACGCCGGCGTGGCCGGCGGCAGCGCGGCGTGGCTGAGCATGGCGCATGCCATGTCGGGCACGTGGCGCGCCGTCGCGGCGGCCCTGGGTTTGCTGGCCTTCGCCAGCCTGCTCGTGCCCGGCGCCACCTCCGCACACCGCGCGTTGGCGCGGCGTAGCGTCGCCGTCGACGATGACGGGCTCAGCGGGATCGACTGGTTGCGGCTGGAGTCGGCAGCGACGCCGCCGCAACCGCGATCGGCGCTGCGCCTGATCGCCGCCGACCCGATCGCGGAGGCCATGGTGCATCCCGCGGACTGGGACCGCCTGCTGGCCCCGACCGCGCTCGTTGCCGACGAGCCGGCGGACCCGATGGCGGAGCCCGGCTGGCTGTTCCGCGATGCTCCCGCCGCACAGGCGGGACTCGTGGGCGACGCGGAGCTGACGCGGGCGATCGTCTCCAACCTCGGCGCCGGTGTGGTGGCCGTGGACGAGACCGGCCGCGTAAGCTACGTGAATCCGATGGCGGCCCGTATGCTGGGCCGCGACGAGGAGCAGCTGCTGGGACGCTCCCTGCACCCTGCCCTCGATCTGGGCGAGACACAGATCGCCTGCCTGGTGCGCGACGTGCGGCGCAGTGGACGCACGCTCCGTATCGAGGACGCCGCGTTGCGGCGTCCGGACGGCAGCGCCCTGTTCGTCTCGCTCTCGGTTGCGCCGCTGGAGGGCGGTCGCGGCGTCTGTGGCGCCGTGCTCGCCCTGCATGACGTCACCGAGCGCCGGGCACAGGTGGCGGCGTTGGAGCACAAGACGCTCCACGACCCGCTCACCGAGCTGCCCAACCGTATCCTCTTCCGTGACCGGCTGCGGCAGTCGCTGCTGCTGGGCAAGCGGAACGGCAGCGGCACCGCGGTGCTCGCCATCGACCTGGACGGCTTCAAGGCGGTCAAAGACCGGCTGGGCCACCAGGCGGGCGACCTGCTGTTGCGGCAGGTGGCAGCGCGGTGCCAGTTGGCGCTGCGGGCCTCGGATACGGTAGCGCGACTGGGCGGCGAAGAGTTCGCCGTGATTCTGCCCGGCGCGGAGAGCGCGGGTGCCACGCGGGCCGCACAACAACTTGTGCGGGCCATCGAGCATCCGTTCACCGTCAACGGGCAAACCGTGTACGTGGCTGCGAGCATCGGTATCGCCGCGGCTCCCGCCCACGGCACGGAGCCGGGCACGCTGCTGCGCAGCGCCGATGCGGCCATGTATGCCGCCAAGGCGGCGCGCTGCGGCATCGCTGTCTACGCGGACGGCGACGACCGGCGCATTCCGTAG
- a CDS encoding GvpL/GvpF family gas vesicle protein: protein MTGALHAAAAPGSTTPALYYLYAVLAPGGRAEARLSAGTIAGLGEGAPLFAIEAAGLVAAVSLVPAARFDEAPLAALLADLPRLTPLAVRHENAVHALAEAADAVAPISFGAIYRDRAAVERLLHEGAAQFRALLARVRGRQEWGVTLFAEPEALARVAAAESDELRRIDAEIAAAGPGRAYLLAKRRERVLAQESEVIGAAHATELLYRLAALSAETRVDEAARAAGAPRLLLKAAFLVENVCAAAFRSEADVAERTAAGLGLALQCSGPWAPYTFMRTGIDALVTDADEAIPHVVSGQPELGERG, encoded by the coding sequence GTGACCGGCGCGCTGCACGCCGCCGCGGCCCCCGGCTCGACGACGCCTGCGCTGTACTACCTGTACGCTGTGCTGGCGCCGGGCGGCCGCGCGGAGGCACGGCTCAGCGCGGGCACGATCGCCGGTCTGGGCGAGGGCGCGCCGCTGTTCGCGATCGAGGCGGCGGGACTCGTGGCCGCGGTCAGCCTGGTGCCTGCCGCGCGGTTCGACGAGGCGCCACTGGCCGCGTTGCTGGCCGATCTGCCGCGGCTCACCCCGCTCGCCGTGCGTCACGAGAACGCCGTGCACGCGCTGGCCGAGGCCGCGGACGCGGTGGCGCCGATCAGCTTCGGCGCCATCTATCGCGACAGGGCCGCCGTCGAACGGCTGTTGCACGAGGGCGCGGCGCAGTTTCGGGCGCTGCTGGCGCGGGTGCGCGGCCGCCAGGAGTGGGGCGTCACGCTGTTCGCCGAGCCGGAGGCGCTGGCGCGTGTCGCCGCGGCCGAAAGCGATGAGCTGCGCCGCATCGATGCCGAGATCGCCGCGGCCGGTCCCGGCCGCGCCTATCTGCTGGCGAAGCGCCGCGAGCGGGTGCTGGCACAGGAGAGCGAGGTGATCGGCGCCGCGCATGCGACCGAACTGCTGTACCGGCTGGCGGCGCTCAGCGCCGAGACGCGCGTGGACGAGGCGGCGCGGGCGGCGGGTGCGCCGCGGCTCCTGCTCAAGGCCGCGTTCCTAGTGGAAAACGTCTGCGCCGCGGCGTTTCGCAGCGAGGCGGACGTGGCCGAGCGAACGGCTGCCGGTCTGGGCCTGGCGCTGCAGTGCTCCGGGCCATGGGCGCCGTATACGTTCATGCGAACTGGTATTGATGCACTCGTAACTGATGCAGATGAAGCAATTCCACATGTAGTATCGGGCCAACCCGAGTTGGGCGAGAGAGGATGA
- a CDS encoding gas vesicle protein GvpG translates to MLLQLLTAPVSLPVFGLRFILQQLLEVAEQELMDVDRIHEELLLLQLRLEEGEITEKEYLDAEAAIMLRLREARAYRAARGAG, encoded by the coding sequence ATGCTGCTGCAACTGCTGACCGCACCCGTTTCCCTGCCGGTGTTCGGCCTGCGCTTTATCCTCCAGCAGTTGCTTGAGGTAGCAGAGCAGGAGCTCATGGACGTGGATCGCATCCACGAAGAGCTGCTGCTGCTGCAACTGCGCCTGGAGGAGGGCGAGATCACGGAGAAGGAGTATCTGGACGCCGAGGCCGCGATCATGCTGCGACTGCGTGAGGCCCGCGCCTACCGCGCGGCGCGGGGCGCCGGGTGA
- a CDS encoding nitroreductase family protein produces the protein MTASDRLAMPLGEAIFSMRAIRRFKPDPIADNDLHAIMEAAIHAPNGGNAQPWRFIVVKDAEQRARLAPLYREAWWAKRKDQGINGPQDISPNDKVAQSAMRLAETLGEVPVIVLVCATAKGAGAMGPVIPSVENLLLAARALGIGGTITTLHAVVDERVRALFSIPDTAQIVYCLPLGYPRGRFGPTTRRPLTEVCAYDRWDGSVPWPQF, from the coding sequence ATGACGGCAAGCGACCGCCTGGCCATGCCGCTGGGCGAAGCGATCTTCAGCATGCGAGCGATCCGCCGCTTCAAGCCCGATCCGATCGCCGACAATGACCTGCACGCGATCATGGAGGCGGCGATCCACGCGCCCAACGGCGGCAACGCCCAGCCCTGGCGCTTCATCGTGGTCAAGGATGCAGAGCAGCGCGCCCGCCTGGCGCCGCTCTACCGCGAAGCCTGGTGGGCCAAGCGCAAGGACCAGGGCATCAACGGTCCGCAGGACATCTCACCCAACGACAAGGTGGCGCAGTCGGCCATGCGCCTGGCGGAGACGCTCGGTGAGGTGCCGGTGATCGTGCTCGTCTGCGCCACGGCGAAAGGCGCCGGTGCGATGGGCCCGGTGATCCCTTCCGTGGAGAACCTGCTGCTGGCGGCGCGGGCGCTGGGCATCGGCGGCACGATCACCACGCTGCACGCCGTGGTAGACGAACGGGTGCGCGCCCTCTTCAGCATCCCCGACACGGCGCAGATCGTCTACTGCCTGCCGCTGGGCTACCCGCGCGGCCGCTTCGGGCCAACCACGCGCAGGCCACTGACCGAGGTCTGCGCCTACGATCGCTGGGACGGCAGCGTGCCCTGGCCCCAATTCTAG
- a CDS encoding LLM class flavin-dependent oxidoreductase, with protein sequence MIEIGVFHNGASDLKAVSTPDGVVVNDGTLAEVSASNQRVLVGQVRQGILADRLGFDYWFMTEHHFQPEGAEFSPNPLLVETAIAAQTKRIRLGQMANILSWWHPIRIAEQAAMLDVISGGRLEFGVGRGYQPRENETFGKPFGSTIQDQERNRVYFHEAYETIIKAWTEGSFSYHGEFVSVPPAYTKWNHKQTIAYFKQQGVGRDLNDVLRLGAPDMYSMGSPIMASTTTLKEISVYPQPLQKPHPQVWEPVTSERSIRWTAQHGVNSFTVPEPTTRLKRNIEIYYEEAAKNKWPDRLNRGQWKFGWDAQKHRGFGCCRYVHFLPGGARQKDDLERYKQAIELQWDYYGPFGFAAVLSELDEPMYDMSMKVTADLIMQKEIAIVGTPDQVVDKIMRIKERCGYDDFMFTAWFEAGGYTTEETEEQMRIFASEVMPALKRACGGGASLAESTVQLVPERALAGAPAGD encoded by the coding sequence ATGATCGAAATCGGCGTGTTCCACAACGGCGCCTCGGATCTGAAAGCCGTTTCGACGCCGGACGGCGTGGTGGTCAACGACGGCACGCTGGCCGAAGTCTCGGCCAGCAATCAGCGCGTGCTCGTCGGCCAGGTGCGGCAGGGCATTCTGGCCGACCGGCTCGGTTTCGATTACTGGTTCATGACCGAGCACCACTTCCAGCCGGAGGGCGCGGAGTTCAGCCCCAATCCCTTGCTGGTGGAAACGGCGATCGCCGCGCAGACGAAGCGCATCCGCCTCGGGCAGATGGCGAACATCCTCTCCTGGTGGCACCCGATCCGCATCGCCGAGCAGGCGGCGATGCTGGACGTGATCAGCGGCGGCCGCCTGGAGTTCGGCGTGGGGCGCGGCTACCAGCCGCGCGAGAACGAGACCTTCGGCAAGCCCTTCGGCTCGACCATTCAAGACCAGGAGCGCAACCGCGTCTACTTCCACGAGGCGTACGAGACGATCATCAAGGCCTGGACGGAGGGCTCGTTCTCCTACCACGGCGAGTTCGTCTCCGTGCCGCCGGCCTATACCAAGTGGAATCACAAGCAGACGATCGCCTACTTCAAGCAGCAGGGCGTCGGCCGCGACCTGAACGACGTGCTGCGCCTGGGCGCGCCCGATATGTACTCGATGGGCAGCCCGATCATGGCCTCGACCACGACGCTGAAGGAGATCAGCGTCTATCCGCAGCCCTTGCAGAAGCCGCACCCGCAGGTCTGGGAGCCGGTGACCAGCGAGCGCTCGATCCGCTGGACGGCGCAGCACGGCGTCAACAGCTTCACCGTGCCGGAGCCGACCACGCGCCTGAAGCGCAACATCGAGATCTATTACGAGGAAGCGGCGAAGAACAAGTGGCCCGACCGGCTCAACCGCGGCCAGTGGAAGTTCGGCTGGGACGCGCAGAAGCACCGCGGCTTCGGCTGCTGCCGCTACGTGCACTTCCTGCCCGGCGGCGCCAGGCAGAAGGATGACCTGGAGCGCTACAAGCAGGCGATCGAGCTGCAGTGGGACTACTACGGGCCGTTCGGCTTCGCCGCCGTGCTCTCCGAGCTGGACGAGCCGATGTACGACATGAGCATGAAGGTCACGGCCGACCTGATCATGCAGAAGGAGATCGCGATCGTCGGCACGCCGGACCAGGTCGTCGACAAGATCATGCGCATCAAGGAGCGCTGCGGCTACGACGACTTCATGTTCACGGCCTGGTTCGAGGCGGGCGGCTACACGACCGAGGAAACCGAGGAGCAGATGCGGATCTTCGCCTCCGAGGTGATGCCGGCGCTGAAGCGGGCCTGCGGCGGCGGCGCCTCGCTGGCCGAATCGACGGTGCAGCTCGTGCCCGAGCGGGCGCTGGCGGGGGCGCCGGCCGGCGACTGA
- a CDS encoding ATP-dependent Clp protease proteolytic subunit, whose translation MTYVPNPAVIESDGRIERSMDVFSRLLRDRIIYLGTPIDDSVANLIIGQLLYLASADPERDIQMYINSPGGVVTAGLAIYDTMQHIRCDVSTTCIGQAASMGAVLLAAGTKGKRYITPNAQVMVHQGSAGFSGATPDIMIQVQHLAGLIERLNNILAKHTGQPMERIKTDTSRDFWMNADQVLEYGICDQVLSPAKELALAAT comes from the coding sequence ATGACATACGTTCCCAATCCCGCCGTGATCGAGTCCGACGGGCGCATCGAGCGCTCAATGGACGTCTTCTCCCGGCTGCTGCGCGACCGCATCATCTACCTCGGCACGCCGATCGATGACTCGGTGGCAAACCTGATCATCGGCCAGTTGCTCTATCTGGCCAGCGCCGACCCGGAGCGCGACATCCAGATGTACATCAACAGCCCGGGCGGCGTGGTCACCGCCGGCCTGGCGATCTACGACACGATGCAGCACATCCGCTGCGACGTCTCCACCACCTGCATCGGCCAGGCCGCGAGCATGGGCGCCGTGCTGCTGGCCGCGGGCACCAAGGGCAAGCGCTACATCACGCCCAACGCGCAGGTGATGGTGCACCAGGGCAGCGCCGGCTTCAGCGGCGCCACGCCGGACATCATGATCCAGGTCCAGCATCTTGCCGGCCTGATCGAGCGGCTGAACAACATCCTCGCCAAGCACACCGGCCAGCCGATGGAGCGGATCAAGACCGATACCTCCCGCGACTTCTGGATGAACGCCGACCAGGTGCTCGAGTACGGCATCTGCGACCAGGTGCTCTCGCCGGCGAAGGAACTGGCGCTCGCCGCCACCTAA
- a CDS encoding GvpL/GvpF family gas vesicle protein — protein sequence MAVEEQILGYGAEPPERAPAGGKYVYCIIECAEPRAFGRMGIGGRNDEVYTIEHGGLAAVVSDTPVVVYDPTRENALTHEHVIDTVLQEFTVIPMSFGAIFRTHDDVVEFLKDTADALRDVLQKMTGKIELGLKVNWDPETVLKQVEDETEEIRRLKEEILTNRLTSTYFARMQLGRMVERAMSEAADTYVREIYDQLRGCAIASRHNKPIGDKMILNAAFLVERERAAAFDEQVQEIARKYQGQLRFQSTGPWPPYNFVNIHLKLERAGAGG from the coding sequence ATGGCCGTCGAAGAGCAGATCCTCGGCTACGGCGCCGAGCCTCCGGAGCGCGCTCCCGCTGGGGGCAAGTATGTGTACTGCATCATCGAGTGCGCCGAGCCTCGCGCCTTCGGCCGCATGGGCATCGGTGGCCGCAACGACGAGGTCTACACGATCGAGCATGGCGGCCTGGCCGCCGTCGTCTCCGACACGCCCGTCGTCGTCTATGACCCCACGCGGGAGAACGCGCTCACGCACGAGCATGTGATCGACACGGTGCTCCAGGAGTTCACGGTTATCCCGATGAGCTTCGGCGCCATCTTTCGCACGCACGACGACGTGGTCGAGTTCCTCAAGGACACCGCCGACGCCCTGCGCGACGTTCTGCAGAAGATGACGGGCAAGATCGAGCTGGGGCTCAAGGTCAACTGGGACCCGGAGACCGTGCTCAAGCAGGTGGAGGACGAAACCGAGGAGATCCGCCGGCTGAAAGAGGAGATCCTCACCAACCGGCTGACCTCGACCTACTTCGCCCGCATGCAGCTCGGCCGCATGGTCGAGCGGGCGATGAGCGAGGCGGCCGACACCTACGTGCGCGAGATCTACGACCAGTTGCGCGGCTGCGCCATCGCTTCGCGTCACAATAAGCCGATCGGCGACAAGATGATCCTCAACGCCGCCTTCCTGGTCGAGCGCGAGCGCGCGGCCGCCTTCGACGAACAGGTGCAGGAGATCGCGCGCAAGTACCAGGGGCAGCTACGCTTCCAGTCGACCGGCCCCTGGCCACCGTACAACTTCGTCAACATCCACCTGAAGCTGGAGCGCGCCGGCGCCGGCGGGTGA